The Triplophysa rosa linkage group LG15, Trosa_1v2, whole genome shotgun sequence genome has a segment encoding these proteins:
- the grem1a gene encoding gremlin-1a, protein MTKDALAVTVAVLWLLCNPARIRGTGGFQGAIPHPNKYTPNESEQSPQTPQGTFRGMGPPSVGDEVLDSSQEALYVTERRYLKLDWCKTQPLKQTIKEDGCQPRTIINRFCYGQCNSFYIPRHIYQEDSAFESCSVCKPKTFTTVTYTLFCPGQTSNTKRKRVRRVKQCRCTAIELD, encoded by the coding sequence ATGACTAAAGACGCATTAGCTGTCACTGTCGCGGTCTTGTGGCTGCTCTGCAACCCAGCCAGAATCAGAGGAACCGGGGGATTTCAAGGCGCCATTCCTCACCCAAATAAATACACCCCAAACGAGTCGGAACAGTCGCCGCAGACACCGCAGGGCACTTTCAGGGGAATGGGACCGCCTTCGGTCGGGGACGAGGTGCTGGACTCTAGCCAGGAGGCTTTATACGTAACGGAGCGCCGTTATCTGAAACTCGACTGGTGCAAAACGCAGCCGCTGAAGCAGACGATCAAAGAGGACGGGTGCCAGCCGCGCACCATCATCAACCGCTTCTGTTACGGACAGTGCAACTCATTCTACATACCTCGACACATTTATCAAGAGGACAGCGCCTTCGAGTCGTGCTCGGTGTGCAAGCCGAAGACTTTCACGACCGTCACTTATACCCTCTTTTGTCCGGGCCAGACCTCCAACACCAAGAGGAAGCGAGTGCGACGGGTGAAACAGTGCCGCTGTACCGCTATCGAA